The following is a genomic window from Acidobacteriota bacterium.
AAGGTTGGAAGGTTGGAAGGTTGGAAGGTTGGAAGGTTGGAAGGTTGGAAGGTTGGAAGGTTGGAAGGTTGGAAGGTTGGAAGGTTGGAAGGTTTAAAAGTATTTGGTATTCCGATGGTTGAACCTTCAAACAGTCAAACGTTTAAACTTTTAACTATCTACTGATTGTCTCTCGTACAGAATCCCGTGGATGTAGGGCTCCCGTCGGGCGAGCGCCAGCGCCGCGGCGCGGTCGGCCGGATCATGCCCGGCGGGCACCGGCTGCCAGGCCTCGTAGAGTCGGTCCCAGGTGAGCCGCTCCATGTCGTAGGTGATGCACGGACTGACCGCGACCACCACGGCAAAGCCGGGGTGGCGCAGCGCCCGGGCGATGACGTCGCCCAAGACATCGGGCTTGCCGGCCCAGCCGCGGCCGGCCAGCGTCGCGCCCGCCACCAGCGCCGTCGTCAGCGGATCCGCGGCGCCGACGGGCGAGGGGAGGCCGTGGATCAGCCCGCAGCGGCCGTTGTCCACAATGAGCGTGGTCACCGGCAGGTTCCGGGCCGCCGCTGCGAACAGTCCGCCCGCCCCGGAGGCCAGGATGTCGGCATCGCCACCCACGGCCACCACCGTCAGGTCGGGTCGGGCCAGCTTGGCGCCGGCGGCCACGGCCAGCGCGGTGCCGGCCAGCGCCTCGATGCCGTACCCCCGCAGACTGCGGGGCATCCACGCCGCGCATCCCGCCCCAGCGACGAACACCAACTGGTGGGGCGGTACCTGCGCCGCCGCCGCTCCGCGGGTCAGAGCCAGAGCCACGCCATGGTAGCCGCAGCCGGGGCACCAGGTGGCCGGCTGGGCCGAGCGATAGCCCAGCTCGCCGCTGCGCCGCACCCGCTCCATCTGACGGGCCAGCTCCGTCCCCATGATGGGATTGACGCGCTCGTGGTCACTCATGGCGTTTCCCCTTCGCCTCGGCAGGCGGCATGGCCTCCGCAATGCCGGCCAGGAGTTCCGATTCCGTGAGCGGCTCGGCGCCCGCCCGTCCCAGGCGCGCCACCGGGCGGGCCAGGGCGTGCTCCAGCAGCCCCGCCAGCTGTCCCGAGGCGTTGAGTTCCGCTGCGCCCAGCACCCGGCAGCGCGCCGCAAACACCGCCAGCGCCGGCCGCTGGAGCGGCCAAACCAGCCGGGGGAAGCAGCCGCCGACGCGCAGGCCGCGGGCGGCGGCGGCGCGGAGCGCCTCCCGCGCCGGCTCGATGGCGGCGCCCCAGGCGACCAGTCCCAAGTCGAGCGGCCCGTCGTCGCCGAACGTCTCGGGCGGCGTCCAGCCGGCGGCCAGTGCGTTTAGGCGGCCGCGGTGCAGCCCCACGGCGATCGGGCACGAGGCCACGGCTTCGGTGGCGCCGCTCCGCTTGTCGGGCCCGCCGGCGGACACCAGACGCTCGCCGTCGGGCGTGCCGGGCGGCGCCCAGGATTCGTCCGGCGCCGGTGTCGCCGCCGCCAACGCCGCCGCCGCGTCGGGCAGCGGCCGTGGCCAGCCGACTGTCTCGCCCCGCTCCAGTTGGAGAAAGTCCGCCAGCACCACCGCCGGCGTCCGCCAGCGCGCGGCCAGCCACACCGCCAGGCAGACGGCATCGAAGCAGTCAGCAGTGCACGCCGGCGCCAGCACCGGCCGCTGCACGTCGTTCAGACCATGGACCGCGGCCAGCAGATCCCCCTGCCCCGTCGAGGTGCCCAGCGCCGCCGCCGGTCCCGCGGTCTGAACGTGCACCACCACCAGCGGCAGGCCGGCTGCGGCTGCCTGGTCCAGCAGAGGGCCCGTCGCGGCCAGGCCGGAACCGACCGTGATCGCCACGGCGCTCCGGCCGGCGGCGACGGCGCCGTAGGCGTGCGCCGCCGCCGTGGCGGCGTCGGCTGCCAGGACCAGCACCGGCCGCTCGTCCGCCGGCAACCGTTCCAGGTCCGCGCGGATCCGGTTCGCCGGCGTCACGGGATAAAACGCCACCAGCCGGACGCCCGCCGCGGCACAGGCGGCGGCGATCGCCGCGGCTCCGGTCACCAGCGCCAGGGCCGGTCGTTCGTCGGGCGCCGGCAGAGCCCGCCACGGGTGGGTGGCTACCAGGCGGGTTCGGGCGTATTCGAATCCCATCTCGAACGAACGGAGGGCGGCGTCCCGGACCGTCTCCGCCTGTCCCGCAAAATGGTCCGCGACGGCCGGTGGGAAGGCGGCGGCCGGCAGATCCAGCAGGGCGGCCACTGCGCCGAGGGCGACGAAATTGCGGCCGCGGCCGAAGCTCTCCGCATGCGCCGCCAGATCACGGAACGGGACGCCATAGCCGAACATCCCCGGCGCGATGTAGCCGGCGACGGCCATGTCTTCAGCGACGTAGCCGGGCGGATTGTTTTCGTACAGGACCAGCCCGTCCGCGTTGAGGCGGGGCAGCTCCGGGATGGTGAGCGGGTCGCTCAGCGCCACCAGCACGTCCACCCGCTCGCACGGTCCGCGCAGCGGCTCGCGGGTGATCGCAGTATAGGCCAGCGTCTTTCCGGCGCCGCGGATTTCCGCCGGGAACGCCGCCGCGTGGCGGGCGTGCAGTCCAAGACCCGCCGCCGCGCGCGCCAGCACCCGTCCGGCTGCGCGCGCGCCGTCACCGGCCCGCCCGCAGAAGCAGACCACCAGGTCGCCGGCAATGGGACGGCGCGACCCCTTCACATCCGCCTCCACCAGCAGGTGTTGACCACGATGCCCTCATACTCCAGGGCGCTGGCGGGCGCCTGCCCCGCCGGCTGCATCTGTCCCAGCAGGTTGCGCGCGGCCACCTCGCCAAGTTTTTCGGCGTTGGGCCAGCCGATGGACACCCAGTAGTTCCGCAACGCCGGATTGTAGACCTGGGCGCAGTCGCCCGCGGCATAGATGTCCGGCAGATTGGTCTTCAGGTACTCGTTGACCAGCAGGCCGCGATCGACGTCCAGGCCGGTGCCCAACAGGAAGTCCACATCGGGCACCAGCCCGAAGAACGCGCCCACCATATCCGCCCGCAACCGCTCCCCCGCCCGGGTAGTTACGCGATAGCCGCCCGACGCAAGCGGCTCCACGTGGATCAGGGCGTCATCCAGCCGCACGTCGATTCCCGCCCGCGTGAGCCGCTCGGCGAACTCGGCGCGTCGCTCGGGGGTCAGCTCCAGCGGCCAGAAGGCGTCCGCGTCCACGAGGAAGGTGACCGCCTTGCCCAGGCGGACCAAGGCACCGGCCAGTCGGACGCTCACCAGATCACCGCCCACCACCACCACATCGCGGATGCCGTCGAGGCGCTCCCGCAGCTGCCGGGCGTCGGCCAGGGTCTTGACGGTGGTGAAGCACGCCCGGTAGGCGTAATAGATTTCCGGCAGCCGCGGCTTGCCGCCGGTGCAGAGCAACAGTCGCGTGTAGCGCACCTTCTCCATATGCTTGAGGTAAAGCACCTTCTCCTGCGGATCGACCCGGGTGACGCGCTGGCCGAGGCGAAGGCGGATCCGGTGCTTCTGGTAGTGCTGCGGGGTGCGAACCAGCAGGTCGTCCTCACCGGCCGTGCCGGCCAGATAGTCGGCCAGGCGGTGGCGGTGATAGAAATGGAAAAACTCGTCGGAGATCAGCGTGATCCGGGCATCCTTGTCGCCCCGACGCAGCACGTCCGCCGCCCGATTGGCCGCCGCGCCGTTGCCGATGATGACAAAATGTTCCGGACTCACCGTGTCACTCCGCTCGTTCCGCTGGCCCTTCGCCTCACCCTGGATCCCGTCATGGTCGGTTCCATGATGCTCACTCACCTGCCGCGACGTCGGCAATTTCCACGCGCTCCACCTCGATGCAGCGGGTAGGACACACCCGGAGGCAGAGGCCGCACCGAATGCACCGGACGCTGTCGATCACCACCGCCGCCGCCTCATCCCAGCGCTCGGTCCAGACGGGCGGCATCCCGGGTCCGGCCGCCGCGGCCGGGCCGATGCAGTCGCGGGGGCAGACGGCGGCACACAAACCGCAGGCGATGCAGTCCGCCAGCCGGATCTCGTATTTCATGTGGCACAGGTAGCAACGGTGGGACTCCCGCTCCCCCACCGGGGCCGGAAATCCGGTCTTCACCACGGCGCCGAACGCGGCCAAGCGCTGAGGCACGGCGAGCATGGGCATGTCGGCGCGGGGGATGAAGTCCCAGGCCCTCGGCCGGGGAGTGTCGGCGGACGGCCGCACCCGAACCACCCGGCGCAGGCGCCGCGCGCCGGTCAGGTATTCGTCCACCGCCTGGGCCACGCGGCGGGCGTGGCCCATGGCCTCGATCACCGTGGCCGCGCCGGTGCAGAAGTCGCCCGCGGCAAAAAGGCCCGGCACCTCACAGGTGCCGTGGCGGGGATCGAAGCGGGGTGCGGCGCCAAACGCGGCGGCCGCCAGGGTTGTGTCGGCATACTGGCCGGTCGCAGCGATGACCATGTCGGCGGCGAAGACGAACTCGGAGCCCTCGATGGCCACCGGCATCCGTTGGCCGTATTTGCCCACGGGTCCCAGGCGGTTGCGGGCGAACACCACGCCCTCCACCCGGTCGGAGCCTGCGATTTGCATCGAGGACACCAGGTTCAGGTAGCGGACGCCCTCGCGCTTGGTCTCGAGGATCTCCTCCCGGGTGACCCAGAGGTCCTCCTCGGTGGTCCGAACGCAGAGGTACGACTCCGCGGCGCCCAGGCGCAGCACCGAGCGGGCGCAATCATGGGCGGTGAATCCGCCGCCGATCGTCACGACGCGCCGTCCCACGGCTGGCGGACGACCGTCGTTGACGTTCATCATGAAATCCAGGCCGCTGTGGACCCCGGGAAGATCGCCGCTGGGGATGGCCAGGCCCCGCGCCAAGCTTGTGCCCGTGGCCAGCACCACCGCCTGGTGACGCGCCAGCAGCTCCGGCACGGTGATGTCATGCCCGACGTGGACGCCGGTCTTCACGATGATCCCGGAGTCCAGGAGGCGGCCGATCTCGGCTTCCACCAACTCCCGCGGCAGGCGGAACACGGGAATGCCATACATCAGCATGCCCCCCAGCCTGGGCATGGCTTCATAGACCGTAACGCCATGGCCCAGCGCGGCCAGTAACTGGGCGGCGGCCAGTCCGGCCGGCCCGCCGCCCACCACCCCCACGGTGCAGCCCGAATCGGGGAACAGGCGGTCCGGCCACTGATGGTCCTGGTTGCGGAAGTCGGCGGCCACGCGCTTCAGATGGCAAATGGCCACCGGCTCGCCCAGGTCGGGCTCGCCGTGGCGGCAGGCCGCCTCGCAGGGTCGGGAACAGACGTGGCCCAGCACGCCTGGGATCAGGTTGGTGGCCCGGTTGATGAGGTACGACTTGTCGCGGTCGCCGCCGGCGATGGCAAAGATGTAGTCGGGCACGTCGGTGAGCACCGGGCAGGCCCACTGGCACGGCACATTGAGGCGGACAAACTCGAAGTCGTCGGGGTGGTCGCTGCGCCGAGTCCGCCGGCGCACGGGCCGGCGCAGGGCCTCCGCCTCCCGGGCCTCGTCGACGGCAGCGGCCCGTCGGCGCAGTCTCGACGGACCGGCCTTCGGTGGTTCCACCGGCGGCGCGGCAGTCGGCGACACCACTGGTTCCGCCGCCGGCGGGGCCTCCGGCGGGACGGTTTCAGGCGGAGTCGTCTTTACGGATGCGTTGGGCGGTTGGTCGGCCGCAGACGCCAAGGGCTGAACGGGGGTCGTGTCCGCCTCGCAGAGTACCGTTTCCGGTGACGTCGTTGGCGGCGTGATCTCGGGCCGTGCCGGTCGCCGGCTGGCTTTCGGGCCTGCCCCTGCCTGTTTCACCTTCCCGGTTTTTTCGATCGGAACAGTCGTAGATATCGTCTGGAACCGTTGAGCGGCCTCCCGCTCTTTCAGGACGGCCTTCGCAGATCGCCGGACCGGGGCGGTCTTCGGGGGCGCCTTGGGCTTTGCAGCCGCTTTCGCGGCGGGGCCGGCGGTCTGAGTCCTTCGGCCCGCGCCCGCAGAGGTCCGGTCTTTCTCGGCTGCAAGGTCCTTTGCTTTGATCGGGCGTCCTCCCGCCTTCGGAGCGCGGGTCGCTTCCGGCAGGGTGCGATCGGCAGACGTCGATACAGAATCCGACCGCTTCGGGGTATGCCCCGCCGTTTTCGAGACTTTCTTGCGAATTCGTCTCATCCCGCGTGCGCTCCTGCCCGGTCGGGGCGGGTTGCATCAATTCCATCAGAAGGTTAGTCCGTCTTCCGCATTATAGATTTTTGATTCGGAACGGTCAACCGTCCATGGCGACATGAATGAAATTGTCATCGGCAGCCTCTGCCTATTAATCACCATATCGCTATTATTATCAATATATTCAATATAATCCGCAGATTGGGAGGCCACCCCGCCCAAGACGTGTGGACGGAAACGCCCTGAGCAGCGAAGAACCGGCCCCGGCCAGGCTGACGGCCCTCCACCAACAGCCGTCACTTCGAAGGGGTATCAGACTCCGAATGTGCTGCGCCGATGACTACCGCTCATTCCGGCTCTTGATTCCTCGCGGGATACCCGTCTCCCCGGGGGCCAGCCCTGTTGAAATATCAGACAATCCATGCAGCCTTGGGCTGATAGTGCGAGGTTCTCATTCGACAGCCTTCGAGTCTCATGAACGGGTGGTGGATCTTCCGCGGGGCGGGGTTCGGCGGATCAGTCGCGGGACGGCGTCAGGGAGGTCCAGATCTTGAGAACTTCATCGGAGAGCGCCAGCGGGGAGAACGGCTTGGCAATGAGCCCGGCGGCACCGGCGTTGCGGTAGCGCCGGACGTCGGCGCCGCCGGTTTTGGCCGTGAGAAACACCACCGGCACCTGCGCCGTGTCTGGCAGCTCGCGGAGCGCCCGCAAGGTATCCAGGCCGTCCAGGTCCGGCATGAATTCGTCCAGCAGCACGAGGTCGGGACGGAATTCGCCGCAGGCGGCGATCGCCTCGGCGCCCGAGGCGCACACCCGCACGGTGAAACCGCCCACCTCCGCCAAGGCCAGTCTGGCCAGGTCGCGCACCGACGAGTCGTCATCCACGACGAGGATCCGCTTGAGGCTGTCCGAACTCATACCCTCTCCTCGGCGGCCGGTCGGGGGGCCGGCCGGTGAATCACTCGATCACCACGTTGGTGGCCACTTCATACAGGATGCCGAGCGCCTTGTGGATCCGGGCGGCGTCGGCGGCCGGCGGCGGCCGGTCGCTCCGGCGCCACGGGTCGAGGAGTTCCTCCAGCTCCCGGGCCAGCGTGCTCACCGCCGGAAAGCCGAAGGAGGCCCCGGTGCCGGCCAGGTTGTGCACGCGGGTGTACAGCTCGCCGGCCACTTCGGGCGCCCATTCCTGGAGAAGATTTTCCCAAAACACCGAGATCTCGG
Proteins encoded in this region:
- a CDS encoding FAD-dependent oxidoreductase; protein product: MSPTAAPPVEPPKAGPSRLRRRAAAVDEAREAEALRRPVRRRTRRSDHPDDFEFVRLNVPCQWACPVLTDVPDYIFAIAGGDRDKSYLINRATNLIPGVLGHVCSRPCEAACRHGEPDLGEPVAICHLKRVAADFRNQDHQWPDRLFPDSGCTVGVVGGGPAGLAAAQLLAALGHGVTVYEAMPRLGGMLMYGIPVFRLPRELVEAEIGRLLDSGIIVKTGVHVGHDITVPELLARHQAVVLATGTSLARGLAIPSGDLPGVHSGLDFMMNVNDGRPPAVGRRVVTIGGGFTAHDCARSVLRLGAAESYLCVRTTEEDLWVTREEILETKREGVRYLNLVSSMQIAGSDRVEGVVFARNRLGPVGKYGQRMPVAIEGSEFVFAADMVIAATGQYADTTLAAAAFGAAPRFDPRHGTCEVPGLFAAGDFCTGAATVIEAMGHARRVAQAVDEYLTGARRLRRVVRVRPSADTPRPRAWDFIPRADMPMLAVPQRLAAFGAVVKTGFPAPVGERESHRCYLCHMKYEIRLADCIACGLCAAVCPRDCIGPAAAAGPGMPPVWTERWDEAAAVVIDSVRCIRCGLCLRVCPTRCIEVERVEIADVAAGE
- a CDS encoding FAD-dependent oxidoreductase, translated to MSPEHFVIIGNGAAANRAADVLRRGDKDARITLISDEFFHFYHRHRLADYLAGTAGEDDLLVRTPQHYQKHRIRLRLGQRVTRVDPQEKVLYLKHMEKVRYTRLLLCTGGKPRLPEIYYAYRACFTTVKTLADARQLRERLDGIRDVVVVGGDLVSVRLAGALVRLGKAVTFLVDADAFWPLELTPERRAEFAERLTRAGIDVRLDDALIHVEPLASGGYRVTTRAGERLRADMVGAFFGLVPDVDFLLGTGLDVDRGLLVNEYLKTNLPDIYAAGDCAQVYNPALRNYWVSIGWPNAEKLGEVAARNLLGQMQPAGQAPASALEYEGIVVNTCWWRRM
- a CDS encoding response regulator encodes the protein MSSDSLKRILVVDDDSSVRDLARLALAEVGGFTVRVCASGAEAIAACGEFRPDLVLLDEFMPDLDGLDTLRALRELPDTAQVPVVFLTAKTGGADVRRYRNAGAAGLIAKPFSPLALSDEVLKIWTSLTPSRD